The DNA window attgaagaaaaaaaaagagatagaAATGACTCAATGTTTTATGAACAGGACcaacttgatttatttattgccaCTCTTCCAGCCTCACagaatactttattttttatttgtaatgtttctgAATAATACACTATACTTAAAAATATGGTTGCAAatagtatatagtataataatatatagttCTGTTTGTCTTCTGCAGTCAATTGATGACAATGAAGTTTATCTTCCCAGTACTGAAATGTGGTTGTACGATATGGATAGTGGCGTATGGTAAGAggaaaactgtaatgtgtgtgtacattttattaaatgatCTCTTGCATGCATAGTATGCTGTAAACTAACTGTAAATGGGTATGAAGGAAACAGATTCTAATTATTGCTTCAAACCATTGTGGGGACATGTCTGTTAAGaatacaaaacatgaaaaagccATTGTGACTCAAATAGGTTTCCAAACTCAGTTCCTGGAGGGCCTCGGTGACTTctgatttttgttccaactagagctctcaattacttacttGATTAACCTAGTTATTTTCTCAATTATAGACAAAGAACATCATTTAAGATCTTTAACGATCGATGTCTTAAAAGATTCTTTATGTACTTTACACTAAATGCCATTTGCTGCCTGGATAGAAAGATTAATTCCAGCCCGTTAATCAGCTAATTAGCCTgggagcttggttggaacaaaagcaAGGACACGATGCaggcctctaagaattgagttgGAGACCCCTGGCTTGGAGAATCAGACAGTGCTTATTTGTGTAAAATGATTTTAGTGATTCCTGTCTGTTCAATTTAAAATTGTCATCACTTATGCAAGAAAATTTTACAGAAGTGTCCATTTCAATTTAATAACCTTTCTTTCCCTATTTTACccatcatattttttttctcattgaaATGCTAAAGAGATTATGAAATCATTGTCATTGTTGACTGGTATTTATGTGGCCTTATTTACTGTTATATGAATAATTTAGTTTTACTTGTTTTCCTTTTGGCATTGTTTTTTCTGCTAGtttttatcaattaaaaaatacatacaaacaaattaAGGAGGTATTGATTTTACATGAGGCAAATATTGGAAAGAACTGGCTGGGTGTGTTTGAGCATTTATTGTTCTTACCTTACCCAATTATTCTGCATTTACATGGTAGAAGTATAGTGCAAAGATGTGTTTTTGAATCCTTAGGGATATGCATTTGGCAGAAGGAGACATTCCTCCCCCCATGTCAGGGACCTGTGGTTGCTGTGTGAATGGAGAAATGTACATCTTTGGAGGGTTTGATGACAATGGATATACTGATAAGgtacaacatttatttaaaacaattgaaaatgaCCTAAAGTTGAGTTAAATATGCCTTTAAATTAATCAGCCCAAGATACAGGCTTGAACAGTCAGGATTGGGATACGCTAATGTGATACAGTCCTAATCTATTGGGTCTGTTTCCTCTGCTATGTTCTGTCTTTATGTCAAATAGGGGAAGGAATTCAGTTTTGGTCACTATTAACTGTTGTGTGCTATGTtcttattattagttatttcttggcagacacccttattcagAGCAGATGTTGAAACAGATGTTATTTCCTGTATTCGTAGATTTACTGTGTTAACCTCCGAAATGGAACATACACCTGGAAGAAAATTAACAGCAAAGGTAGCCCACCAACACCAAGAGATAAACTGTCCTGCTGGGTCTATAATGACAGGTACATAAAACAGTTCAAAGCAACAAAAGGGCCCAATCATAATGACTGGCCCACTAAAACTGGGAAACACATTTTATTCTCTCCCATTGTTTCTTAAATGTCGATGACTGGTCTTTAGCCATACATGAAAATCAACCCAATACAACAGCATGCCTTGCATGGCAAAAGTGATATTCAATTTCATGTCAcgtattgcaaaaaaaaaaaaaaactttatgtGTTTGTTACAGGAATGCAggcaaaatacatatatgtttcTTATTTAAATGCATGGTGAACAGTCACTACAAGATTATTTTGAATTTGCACACTGTTCTTCTCACTTAAAGGCTGATATCTGGAATAATATGTACTTGGTCtcacctgcatagttatttctATTCTCCAATgtcctgatttatttatttatttatttatttatttaaagaatccTTCAAGTTTAAAGCCTCTGAAAGCCATGTTAATTATtcatgtgctctctctctccgtaTCCCCAGGGCCAAGCTTGGGGAATTGCTAACCCACTCTGCAAACTAGcacacaacaataacaaaccCAATGTATGAAATTAAGAAACTCAGGTTATTACAGCCACTTGGGAAACAATTTAGAGCTGACTTACAAGTGCACCTTCCCTATCCAGACTTTAAAGGAAGCTGGGGGAACATGAATAATAGATAGGGGAACActtagaaaagaaaagaaaaacacaaaaagagaaCCGGATCTGCATAGCAAATAAAATGGAACTGTTCTGCAGATGAACGTGAGCTTGAAAGCTGTACTCCCAAATCGGTTAAAACTAACCACATACAGAAATGCATACACATTGTCTTGcgtttcactgagagagaattTCCACCTTTCCATTTTTCTGTAGGATTATCTACTTTGGTGGCTACGGCTATAAAGAACTTGGTGACCTGAATGACTCCTCCATCTTCACTGTAGATGAAGCTTCTTGGGTAAAACCATGTCTGAACACAGTGTATTTGTACTTTTTGCCTTTTATGTGAATGTATTCAAGTCTATGTTTAAGTTAAAAAGGATGTGCTGTACTACATTCAATCGAGCTCTTCGGCGTTTCAACAGCACTAGTGCTTTTACACTGTGACCCAAAACTGTCTGGAGCTCAGTTATTACCATTCAGACATTTCATGCAGTCAGATAAAATCATTGGGGTATTTCAGTCATGGAacacagaaaattaaaaaattaaggtggaatataatataatttctcAAACCACCATTCCTCCCCCCtcccaaaaacaaaatgaatgctgCTGTAATTAATCTTTTAGAATCAAACAATTGTGTTCTTTGTATTCATAGTGTTTAATAGTATGCACTACAATACTCATTTCATCTTTCATTTAGGTGGGGGACGTATTTCTGGGCTGGAACAACGAAGTACATGTGTTTGACCCAAGTACAGTAACCTGGAATGAACCAGACACAACCGTGAGAAAATTAatcttgtttatttgtatgctgtgtttttttgttaagcATACAAGATTGCATTGTTAAATGATCTTCCCTTGAGTCGAGTGTAGGTATAAGAAGAGCCTGGTAGGTTTGctgtatttctgttttcttattttggGAGTTAAAGAATACTTTGCTGTTATGCGTCATTTGTTAGAAATATAAACCCAAGTGAATTCAATTATATTCAGTAGGATTTTTTTTAGAAGACCTCTAATGGAATATATAAGTGCACAGTTAAACAGCTGCAGAAGAGGAGGGTTAAACAAGTAATTCTCAATGTAAAAGGATTGAAGGGAGATTGAAATAGAGGAGACAATGGGTGGAGTCTGCAGTCAGTCTCCGCTCTGCCACAGACTCACAGATGGACAGCCTGGGCTTTGGAGGAGACAAAATAATGAGATCTCATGTCCATGACCCtgcagcagcaaaggtcaatgCATATTTCAGCCTCTAGGCTCCGTACATCACACTGGATGAAAGCGCCCGACAAATTCTCATTAAATCCTTATGACAAAGGCCTGTGGTGTTCCAGAACATTAGCGAATTTCATTGATTTTATAGACTAAGATTCTTGTAGACTTTGCTGTGAACTTCAGATTCAGGGTTTGGTTAAGACCAGTTTAACACAAGGGTGGATCAGCTCTTTTTCTCTTGGTAGGGTTCCCCCCCGGCTCCCAGGGCTGCCCACGCCTGTGCCACTCTGGGTAGCAAAGGATATGTTTGCGGTGGTCGAGTCGGGGTAAGTGATGCTCTTTTAGGGTTGATTCCTTTTGTGATACGGTATCAGATTAGCTGCATGAAACTCATGTGTAAATGGTTGTAATGTATACCACCAGATGAAGGATTGTATACTCCACAGTTCCCAAGAAATTGAATGATTTTCTAATCTTGGAAACCGGTTATAGGATGATATTGATGTCATGGCGTTATATTGTTTCAGGGCACCAGGACTAATGATGTGTACTGTCTGGATCTGGAATTGTGGAAGTGGTCAGAAGTGTAAGTCACTGTGGTCAGGGGTTTGCCAcaggcaataaaaaaaaaaggcaaataagGATAATTGTAGTTGAATCAAAAGATTTTTCACAtgctacatttacaaatcacatgATGATGCGCCGGAGAACTTGATATAGCACACAGAACTGTTGAGATGGTGGGGGGAGGTCACGTTTTTGCATTTCGAACATTTCTGATGCAGTTGTATTTTTAGAATTCCCAAGTCTGCCAAAGCACCAGGCGGCCGCTCCTGGCACACTCTCACGGCGGTGGCTGAtggtgtgttgtttttatttggtgGGCTGAGTGCAAACTGTGAGCCTCTGAGTAAGTAACACTTCATCCTAACGTAGCGACAGAAACCACTTTGCCCTTCTAGCCGAACAACGTGTGAATTTCAAAACCTAAAAGCATTTGTATTTCACTCATGCAAATATGCTTTCAAGGTGATTGCTGGTCACTCAGCGTCCACAACAAACAATGGAAGGAACTGGAGCACCTTAATAAGAATAACCCCAGGTACAAGACTTTAAATTGAATACAGAGTGAAAACTGCAggtcaaaataatgtattttacttcCAGGCTGGGTGTTTCTGTATTTGTTATCATTGTAATTCTGTATTTCATTTTCCTTCTTGGATACAGCTTTAGTTACAATTTCAAATAGACCACCTATATGCAAGGATTGTAAAAGTGTGGACTAACTATAAGTCACAACTGTTTGTAGCCTACCTTGACATTGTCCTTCAGTTTTGCCAAATTCCCATCATTCCAGTGTTTTTCCCTCAGGTTGTGGCACACTGCCTGCCTAGGAAAGGAATCGGAAGTCATAGTTTTTGGGGGAAGCCGGCATGACCTGCTCTCAGTAGACACAGTGAGTAACAGTATAAACCCACCCTTGATAGCAAAAGATTAGTAACATcagggtttttgttttgaatctAAACCATTAGTTATGAAAATACACATCCAGATCAACTGATGTATTCTCACACCACTTTtcatctacactcacctaaaggattattaggaacacctgttcaatttctcattaatgcaattatctaaccaaccaatcacatggcagttgcttcaatgcatttaggggggtggtcctggtcaagacaatctcctgaactccaaactgaatgtctgaatgggaaagaaaggtgatttaagcaattttgagtgtggcatggttgttggtgccagacgggcaggtctgagtatttcacaatctgctaaattactgggattttcacgcacaaccatttctagggtttacaaagaatggtgtgaaaagggaataacatccagtatgcggcagtcctgtgggcgaaaatgccttgttgatgctagaggtcagaggagaatgggccgactgattcaagctgatagaagagcaactttgactgaaataaccactcgttacaaccgaggtatgcagcaaagcatttgtgaagccacaacacgtacaaccttgaggcggatgggctacaacagcagaagaccccaccgggtaacactcatctccactacaaataggaaaaagaggctacaatttgcacaagctcaccaaaattggacagttgaagactggaaacatgttgcctggtctgatgagtctcgatttctgttgagacattcagatggtagagtcagaatttggcgtaaacagaatgagaacatggatccatcatgccttgttaccactgtgcaggctggtggtggtggtgtaatggtgtaggggatgttttcttggcacactttaggccccttagtgccaattgggcatcgtttaaatgccacggcctacctgagcattgtttctgaccatgtccatccctttatgaccaccatgtacccatcctctgatggctacttccagcaggataatgcaccatgtcacaaaggtcgaatcatttcaaattggtttcttgaacatgacaatgagttcactgtactaaactggcccccacagtcaccagatctcaacccaatagagcatctttgggatgtggtggaacgggagcttcgtgccctggatgtgcatcccagaaatctccatcaactgcaagatgctatcctatcaatatgggccaacatttctaaagaatgctttcagcaccttgttgaatcaatgccacgtagaattaaggcagttctgaaggcgaaagggggtcaaacacagtattagtatggtgttcctaataatcctttaggtgagtgtatattgaccATTTGACTTAAAGAGACTTAACTGTTCATATTGTGCACAAGTACCTCACAACAGTCATTCAAATCATTCAAAACAACCCTTCAACCAATGTGTTACGTACCTAtagataaaacataatacaaataaagcacTTTCGAAAATGGTTCTATGAAATGGAgaaggtgtgcatgtttctttccagcagggggcagtcatctgattcatatactaTCCTGTATGGGGCGGTAGTTTTACAGCTTTACTTTTATTCACCAGGGTCACTGCAATGATGTTCTTGTCTTCCAAACACAGCCTCACTCCCTTCTAAGGCAAGTATTCAATTTTAATGATTACGAACACATTTCCTGTCTGGAGAGACATGCATAATCTATGGGTAGCTGACTGTTAATTGGCTGTTGATTAGCCTTAGTAATGGATACTCGGAGGGGCCTGGGGGCCATTCTTGTTAGGTTCCAGAGCACGTTAGCAACAGgggagttgcactgtcattgaGCAGCGAATGTATAAGAGTTCTGCAGTAAAACATTGCACTTGCACAGGCCTTGTAGCCAGCGGGCTCTGTTGTCCAAAGAATAATTTTAAACTCCCACCTTTACTGGTTGTCTGTAGAGGAAGGTAGAAACAAGTGGTGCACCAATTCTGTAACAGtaaaatcacttttttccagGCTCACTCCAGAGAGTAATCTTGGTATTGCATGGGCCAGGTTCAGTTGGTTGCAACATGATACAGAGAGACCCAATGCATATTTGTACATCagataaagtaaaaaatataaactaCACTATGTGTAAAAATAGAAATACTTATTTTGGAGCACTGGTCtatttgaaaacatatttttacatGGGTTTCATAAAAGAAGGATGTTGCACATTTGTGACTGGGCAAATGCACTAAAATAACAGCTACAGATCTGATTTTGTATACGAAATGGATGCAAGAAAACGGAAAGTCATCAAGCTCTGGTCTGGAAGCATTAGCAGTGCTCCTGTCCTCTGCTCTGCCTCCACATGCTTTACTCTGTCGTTTGTGGTTGTCAAAGTTGGCAGTGCTAGATTCAGAGGCATTGGAACAAGCTTATTTTATGGGAAACAGACGGCTAATACTTATAGAATTCATTACTGTTAAACCCGTAATAGCCTGTCACATGGAAATGCAATCTGTTAGTTTGACGTGTAAAATATCTTGTCCACGTTCCAAATGAGGTTTAGCTGGTTTTCAGCAAGTCTGCTACAGTGCTGAATTGTTTAAATCATTAGTTTCTGAATTCCCTGTATATTCTCTGTGCAGGTTGTGCGCGGACAGCATTGGGAAAAATGCCAAGATGCTTCAAGAACAGCTGTCTTGGTTACCCCGAAAACTTGGTTGGGCAATACAAaaaaggatttcattttttGCGCCAGCTGGAAAATTGAATTGAACAAGCAGTTCCACATTCACGTTGATGCACGCTCAAAGACGTctcccaaaaaaataaatatgcaggAATTCATTTGTTGATGGAAGCCAACAAATGTAAAAACTGCAATAACTATTTCGGCCCATGTAATAAAAATTGAACTAAGGAATCGGAGTGGGaaagcaaaacaccccaagTGGCCAATGAGACAGGATTgctcaatatttattttcattgccaTTTTCATGTAATTAATTCAGAGTTAATGGCAAATACAAAAAACGTATTGTTGAAATTACACTTCCAGAAACAATGACAGATCTCCTTTTTAAAATAAGACAGAAACTCAGGTACGAGGAGTCCAACTTTTCCTTTTACCTCTGGTTCAGCAGAGAAAACAGAATAGTCTGCATATGAAGACCCCGGTACCCAACATGGTTCCAATTTTGAGATCCAGACATGATAACAGACATTAAAAGTCAAAACATCAATGACGGAAAATCTCAAACGGcggggaggggagggagcaGACTTAACACGTCAGCTCATCTTTATAGGCTGTGAAAACTGTATTGAAGATGCTTGTAAGAAATAGGTCACACCACTTTCCTCACCTGGTGTCTCTGGGTGGGGAGATAAACTGGCTATGACTCATGGTTCCACTCCCACAGCCAGCTATTTCAGACCttgtttaaattaatgttttaacgCATTTTgattattactttatatatttaaccCTACATGTGTTTCCTGAATGCAGTTCTTTGATCTTCCCATACTGTAACTGTCTAATTTCATAAGTATTACAGGAATGTCTTACATTGTATTAGATCTTATAttgtttcaggctgttgttttCCTTTGGTATTATATCAGAGATAATCTAAGCAGCATTGGGATATGAAGTCTTAAAACCTTGCTAATAGGTCAGCAGTGGAAAGTATT is part of the Amia ocellicauda isolate fAmiCal2 chromosome 21, fAmiCal2.hap1, whole genome shotgun sequence genome and encodes:
- the LOC136716775 gene encoding kelch domain-containing protein 1 isoform X2, translated to MADTQILRVVAQKRSGHTAVVDGNHLYVWGGYLSIDDNEVYLPSTEMWLYDMDSGVWDMHLAEGDIPPPMSGTCGCCVNGEMYIFGGFDDNGYTDKIYCVNLRNGTYTWKKINSKGSPPTPRDKLSCWVYNDRIIYFGGYGYKELGDLNDSSIFTVDEASWVGDVFLGWNNEVHVFDPSTVTWNEPDTTGSPPAPRAAHACATLGSKGYVCGGRVGGTRTNDVYCLDLELWKWSEVLWHTACLGKESEVIVFGGSRHDLLSVDTGHCNDVLVFQTQPHSLLRLCADSIGKNAKMLQEQLSWLPRKLGWAIQKRISFFAPAGKLN
- the LOC136716775 gene encoding kelch domain-containing protein 1 isoform X1 — translated: MADTQILRVVAQKRSGHTAVVDGNHLYVWGGYLSIDDNEVYLPSTEMWLYDMDSGVWDMHLAEGDIPPPMSGTCGCCVNGEMYIFGGFDDNGYTDKIYCVNLRNGTYTWKKINSKGSPPTPRDKLSCWVYNDRIIYFGGYGYKELGDLNDSSIFTVDEASWVGDVFLGWNNEVHVFDPSTVTWNEPDTTGSPPAPRAAHACATLGSKGYVCGGRVGGTRTNDVYCLDLELWKWSEVIPKSAKAPGGRSWHTLTAVADGVLFLFGGLSANCEPLSDCWSLSVHNKQWKELEHLNKNNPRLWHTACLGKESEVIVFGGSRHDLLSVDTGHCNDVLVFQTQPHSLLRLCADSIGKNAKMLQEQLSWLPRKLGWAIQKRISFFAPAGKLN